The DNA window GGCGCGCAACTCACCGTCGACCTGGGCGACGAGGTAGTTGCGGAGGAAATAGGTCGTCAGGGAGCTGATCACCACCAGCGCCACCGCGACCAGCGCGAGCACCGCGGCGACCAGCTTCACCCGCAGCGGTACGCCGCGCAGCCTCCCCTTCGCGAGCTGGGCGGCGTTCACGCCGCCGGCTTGCGCAGCACGTACCCCACCCCGCGCAGGGTGTGGATCAGCCGGGGCTGGGTGTTGTCCACCTTGCGGCGCAGGTAGGAGATGTAGGACTCGACGATGTTGTCGTCGCCCCGGAAGTCGTAGTTCCAGACGTGGTCGAGGATCTGCGCCTTCGACAGCACCCGGTTGGCGTTGAGCATCAGGTAGCGCAGCAGCTTGAACTCGGTGGGCGAGAGCTGCACCCGCTGCCCCGCCCGGTAGACCTCGTGGGTCTCCTCGTCCAGCTCCAGGTCGGCGAAGGTGAGCCGGGAGGGGGCCTGCTCTCCGGTCGTCGTGCGGCGCAGCACCGCCCGGATCCGGGCGGTCAGCTCCTCCAGGCTGAACGGCTTGGTGACGTAGTCGTCGCCGCCCAGGGTGAGCCCGCGGATCTTGTCGTCGGTGGCGTCGCGGGCCGTCAGGAAGACCACCGGCGTGCGGGTGCCGCCCTCGCGGAGCATCCGGATCACCTCGAAGCCGTCGAGGTCGGGCAGCATCACGTCGAGCACCACCAGGTCGGGGCGGTGGTCCTTCGCGGCGTTCAGCGCGGCGCTCCCGCTCGTCGCGGTGGCCACGTCGAAGCCGGCGAAACGGAGGCTCGCGGAGAGGAGTTCGAGGATGTTGGGGTCGTCCTCGACGACGAGCAGTCGCGCCTCGGTCTGGGTAGTGGCCATGGCGACCATCATCCGCGATGTCGCTGCGCCCGCGCTGGGCGCTTCCTGGAGACTCCCTGAGAGCGAAGCCGGGTGGCCCGCGGTCAGCGGAGCATCCGGCGCAGGCCGTCCAGTGCGCCGTCGAGGACGCGGATCGCCGTACGGAGCTGGGCGTCGCTGAGCCGACCGGCGCGTACCAGGGCGCCGACCTCGACCGTGAACGCGGCCAGCCGCTGGTCGAACTCCGCGAGCAGCGGGGAGCCCTCCGGCCCGGCGGCCCGCTGCGGGCCCGGGGGTGGTGACGGCGCCTCCCACCGGGTACGCCGGGTCTGCCGCGCCGCCTCGCGCAGCTCCCGCTTGAGGTCGCGCACCGAGCCCCGTACCTCGGTCTGGATCTCCCCGGCCAGGGCGGACAGGTCCTGCACCGAGGCGCTGATGTCGGACTCCAGGGCCGCCACCTCGGCGGCGCGCTGGCGCAGCTCGGCCCGGCCCGCCTCGGTGATCTCGTAGACCTTCCGGCCGCCGACGGCGGTGTGCGCGACCAGGCCCTCGACCTCCAGCCGTTGCAGCCGTGGGTAGATGGTGCCGGCGCTGGGCGCGTACAGGCCGAGGAAGCGGTCCTCCAGCAGGCGGATCAGCTCGTACCCGTGCTTGGGGCCGTCGTCGAGGAGCTTGAGCAAATAGAGCCGGAGCCGCCCGTGGCTGAACACCCCGCTCACGGCCGCTCCCCCTCGTCACCGTCGACCGGACGGGCGAGCAGCGCGATGCTGCCGGAGGTCGCGGTCGCCCGGAGCTTACCGGCTCCGGCGCCGATGATCCCCGCGCTGTCGCGCACGGCGCCGAGCCCCGCGCGGTCACGCACCTGGGGGAAGCCGCTGGTGATCCGGCCCGAGGTGGTGTGCAGGTGGACGGCGAGATCGCTGTCCTCGCGCACGCGCACGGTGATCGCGCCGGAGATGGTGCTGAGCTGGATGTCGCTGCCGCGCGGGTTGTCCAGGTCGCAGGTGATCTCGCCGGAGACGGTGTGGGCCCGGACGCTGCCGGCGGCGCTGTCGGCGATCACCAGCTCCCCGGAGACGGTCTCCAGGCTCACGTCGCCGGCCACCCCCAGCGCCTCCACCGACCCGGAGACGACCTTCGCCTCGGTGCGGCCCCGGACCCCCATCAGGGTGATCTGCCCGGAGGTGACGTCGGCCCGGGTGCGCCGGCGCAGGCCCGAGACGACCAGCGGCCCGTCGATCAGCGCGAGGTCGGCCGCCGCGTCGGCGGGGACGGCGATCGAGACGTCGGCCCGGAAGCGGCGGCCCAGTTGGCCGAGCCACCAGAGCACCCCGGGCAGCCGGGGGTGGCGCTCGTGCCGGACGGTCAGCACGCCGTCCCGGTGCTCCACGATCACCGGGCGGCGGCCGATCCGGGAGACGTCCACCCGGGCCGGCCCGTCCGTGCCGACGACGTTGAGCCGCCCGGCGACCAGGCGTACGTCCAGCGAGGTGACCGGCTCGTCCAGGGTGAGCCGCTGCGGACTGTCGACGGACCAGCTGGCCATGGTTTCCTCCCCGCCCGGTACGCGCGCGTCCGGCGCGTATCCC is part of the Micromonospora olivasterospora genome and encodes:
- a CDS encoding PadR family transcriptional regulator; this encodes MSGVFSHGRLRLYLLKLLDDGPKHGYELIRLLEDRFLGLYAPSAGTIYPRLQRLEVEGLVAHTAVGGRKVYEITEAGRAELRQRAAEVAALESDISASVQDLSALAGEIQTEVRGSVRDLKRELREAARQTRRTRWEAPSPPPGPQRAAGPEGSPLLAEFDQRLAAFTVEVGALVRAGRLSDAQLRTAIRVLDGALDGLRRMLR
- a CDS encoding response regulator transcription factor, translating into MATTQTEARLLVVEDDPNILELLSASLRFAGFDVATATSGSAALNAAKDHRPDLVVLDVMLPDLDGFEVIRMLREGGTRTPVVFLTARDATDDKIRGLTLGGDDYVTKPFSLEELTARIRAVLRRTTTGEQAPSRLTFADLELDEETHEVYRAGQRVQLSPTEFKLLRYLMLNANRVLSKAQILDHVWNYDFRGDDNIVESYISYLRRKVDNTQPRLIHTLRGVGYVLRKPAA
- a CDS encoding DUF4097 family beta strand repeat-containing protein, with the protein product MASWSVDSPQRLTLDEPVTSLDVRLVAGRLNVVGTDGPARVDVSRIGRRPVIVEHRDGVLTVRHERHPRLPGVLWWLGQLGRRFRADVSIAVPADAAADLALIDGPLVVSGLRRRTRADVTSGQITLMGVRGRTEAKVVSGSVEALGVAGDVSLETVSGELVIADSAAGSVRAHTVSGEITCDLDNPRGSDIQLSTISGAITVRVREDSDLAVHLHTTSGRITSGFPQVRDRAGLGAVRDSAGIIGAGAGKLRATATSGSIALLARPVDGDEGERP